Part of the Choloepus didactylus isolate mChoDid1 chromosome 27, mChoDid1.pri, whole genome shotgun sequence genome is shown below.
GGGCCTGGCCCTGATCTTGCAGAATCCGCCCAGCTTATGAGGTAGTAAAACTCTTCCATCCCCATTTAgaagatgaataaactgaggccGACAGCTGGGTGTGGCAGAGCCAGGAGATCCCACCACCAGGCCGCTGGCCTCCTGCTCCTCCACTCCTGATCTAAACATGTGGCATCCTGATGCCTGACATGCAACGGGCACACCAAAAACGACTGTTAACGACAGCAGCTCCCGGGCATCAAGCCTTCCCACAGGCCTGGTTGAGAGCCTCACAGCAGGAGCCCGTGAAACCCTCCACACAATCACCGGGGCAAGTGCCACCTCCAGCGGTAGGAGAGGGTAAGCCGCTTGTCCAAGGACTTGCAGCAAGTGTGGGGTGGAACCAGAGGCAGCCAATGGGCTGCAGGGCCTCTGCACTGTCCAACTCGCCTCCTCACCCACCACCGAGTGCCAAGGCCTCCAGTGCTGCCCGCGACGCCAGGTGGGCTGTGGCCTCACAGGAACTGACCCCAGGCTGCTCGTGAAGCCACACTGCAAACCATCCCTGCTTCACTGAGTATTGCTGTGGCTCCCACAGGGTGAGGAACCACCCAGGCCACACCGGCAGAGAGGCAGGGCTAGGAACGGACCCCTAGTCTATCTGCCTCCGGGCCCTACGCCCCGACTGCCAGCCAACACTGCAGATGAAGAGAAAGCGGAAGGGAAGGGGAAAGCTCCCGCCCCCCAGCACGGCCTGAACCTGCCTCAGGACTGGCTTCCAgccattcagcaaacatttactgagcaccagcTAAGCGTTCTAGGTGCTGCAGACCCAGCAGGGACACCACAGCCAGCCAGTGGGGGGCACAAATAACAACTgaacaaataggaaaaacaatGCCAGGGGAGGttagtgctatgaagaaaaataaagcggGGCTCAAGGAAGGAGGTTTGGGGGCTTTGCTCTAGGACGGTCAGAGAGGACACCTCCCAAGTGAAGCGAGGGAGGGAAGCAGGCGGGTACCCGAGGAAGAGTCTGTAAGGCAGAGTGAGTTTGGAGGCCGGAAGAACTGGGAGGAGATGGTGGTTGGGAATGGAGACAGGAAATCGAGGGAGGCGGCCAGGCACAACCCTGAAGGCCAGGTGAGGGCTTGGGCAGGGCCCTAAGGGGGAGCCGGGCAGTGGGGGTGGCAGTGAGTACGGGGCAGGGGGTCCCATGAGGGAGGAGGTGGTGGCCATTGACAGAGGGGGTGGGACACTCTTACTTCATCCGGATCTTGCGGGCCATGGCACGAAGCTCATCTTCCCGCTCCTGTGGGCGAGCTGGCTGTGAGGATGGGGCCTGGTCCTGCACCCACCCGATCCCCACCCCCTCACACCCACCCCTCACCTGCCGCTCGTGCTCCTGCTGAATCATCTTCTCCTGAGCCGCTTTCTTATCTGCCTTGactggagggaggaagggacacGGTGGCTCAGGGGGTACCCATGAGAGCCCCACTTCCCAGACGAAGCAGCTGAGCTCAGAGAAGTCAACCAGCCTGTCCAAGGCccttggggtgggggcagcagaggTGGACGCAAACCCACTCCTCCCCAAAGGGTCTCCTCCCCTGCTCTGGCCTCTGCTAGGGGAGGGCAGAGCCCCCAAGGCCAGGCTGGGCCTGCTGCTTGCTCCCACCGACAGAGGAACAGGAGCTGGGAAGAGCTAGAGGGACAGATGGTGGGACATACACTGCCTGTTCAGTGCCTTCTGCATCCTTAGCTTCAGCTTCTCCTGCGGCGTCAGcttgggctggggaagggggagaaaagacaggagagggggTGGGTTTCCGGAGCTTCAACCACCCACCTCATCCAAGACTTGGGACTCTGTGGGGCAAGTATGGGGAGCAGGGGCAGCTGTGGACTCTTGCCACAACAGTCTGGATGCTCAGGACAGCTGAAGCCCTGATGTAAGGCAAGGAGGGGATGGGGCAGCGTTCTCAAGGGAGTGGACCCCTCCCAGGCCCCCCGTGACCCCTGGGGCTAGCTCTCCCAGCCCACCCGGGCCCCCCTGCAGGCCCACCGGGCCCAGCTCTCGGGCACTGCTGCTGGCGGGAGTTAGACGGGCGAGTTCCAAATTCTTACTGACTTTGGCAGCTCCTGTCTCTTTACCAGCAGCAGGTTCAGTCCTGGGTGGGAGAGGGGTAGAGGGCCTGGTTGGGGGAAGGAAATGGCAGTTGCCACCCTCAACCCCATCCCACATAACCTCAGTGTTGCCCTCAGGCCAGACAGACAAGGTCATGGCCCTCGGATCCCCCAGGACAGGGCCGTGTCCCCTCAGACCCCCAGGGTAAGGCCATGTCCGTTCAAAAAGAAAGGGATGTATTTAGCAGTTCACCTGGGGCCATGGGGCCTCCTGAGGTCCACAACCCTCTTCCCCAGGATGTACCCCTGCTCactttttcagcttctctccCACAGCAGGGGACGCCGCCGGCCTGGCCAGCCTCTCCCTCGGGGGCGACGGTGAGTGACTCTGGCTGCGGCTGCGGCTGTGGCTGTGGCTGCGGCTGTGACTCCGGCTGTGGCTCCGCGTCAGGCTGCGACTGCGTGACGGGCTGAGGGACCAGCTGCTGCGGCTGCGGCTGCTGCTGTGGTGCCGGGGCCCCCGGCCGCCCCGCCTGTACCGCTCCCCCGAGTGGGAGCGACTCCTGGGTGTGCAgcagggaggtgggaggagggctGTGAGGCTGGGGGGCCCCCACCCCGGCGCACCCCTCCCCAAGCTCTGAATCGCCAGTTTGTGCAGTCCAGGGGTAACTCTCGGCTCCCCTCTCACTCCTCTCCCTCAGAAATCCCTGGAGCTTGCTCCCTCACCTCCCTCAGGCCTCTGACCCAAGACCACCATCTTGTCCAGCCCTGTGATGGCCGGGCTGTGCTATGGATCAGTGTCAGCAGCCTATGGGTCAGGCAGGACAACAGAATGGCCGCGCTGAATGGACTCCTCGCACCACCCATCACCCCTAACCCAGCTTCACTTCTCACTCAACTAGATGCCCCTGTGCAGACTCCTCTGGGAAGTGAACTCTGAACTCTGGGAGTGTGGGCCCTGGCTGGTCTGGGCCTCCTCTGTATGCCATGCCCAGCTCTCTATCAAGGCTTGCTCTCAGGCTGCCATTCCAGGTGGGCCAGGGCCCCACCTGCCTCCCCCAGCTTTGCTCCTGTCGTCACCCTGGGCCAGGCCACCCCCTGCAAAGTGGGAAGCCAAACCCAGGTCACAGGCTGGTTCTGTTCAGGCTGTCTTGGGTTTTTACATAATTCAAGTTTGTTGTCAATATTGAGAAAACAAGAATTGTCCTTGAAAAATCCAGACTCTCAACTTCCCTTGAGAAACTGGAAGACGGGGCGACCCTAGGCCTGCCGCTGCGCAGCCGACGACGCCATCAGTGGGGACGTGTGCTCCCAGGTGCCCAGTGTCCACTGGGCCCGTGCTGGACCTGCCCAGCCCGCAGGCTGCTGACATGTGGTCCAGGAGCACAACACAGATAATCGTGCTGATGTCAGTGATGGCGCCGAGCAGGTGCCAGGTCCTGTCCTAAGCACTTTCCGTGCATTCACTTGTTGCGCCCTCACAACCCGATGAAGGGGATGCTACGATTATCATTATGGTACAGCTGGAGAAACAAGGTACGAAGAGTTCGCTAGTGGGGCCAGAACACAGGCCCAGGAAGTCTGCTCCGCAGTCTGAGTTCTCATCCCCCAAGCCATGCTTCACCCCAACCCCCTCAGAGAAGGGCACGGGAAGGGGACGGCTCCAGCCCCCAAGGACTCTCTCACCCGTCGGCAGTGCTCGCCTCTCCCCACAAAGGGTGCCCTTGGTGTTCTGCTCAAACGTGGGTCCCTCATGGCACCTACCTACAGAACACTCTGAGCATCTATGCCTGGGAGCCCCCCGACTGTGGAGACTGAGCCACTCATCAGAACACAgtcccaaaagaagagatgtgCGGTCTCCCCTCCCGACTCCTGAGTCCTGAGAACAGTGGCTGGATTCCACCCCCACCGGCAGGCTCCCTGAGAAAGGGCCAAGCCCATGCCTCTCCTCTCACTAGGGGGTCTCTGGGTGTGGCGGCCATGCCTCCTCCTTCAGGGTGTCACCTCCCTGAGATGAGAGCCCGTGCCCAGCCCTGGTCCACCCCACGCGCACCCACCTGCTTCTGCGCCGGGGCCCGTAGCCACCACGCCGGGTGGGCGAGCGGGAGTAGCGGTGCCCATCACGGGAGCCCCCACCCGAGTGGCGACGGCCACGACTGTGGGACCGTGAATAGCGCCGGGAGCGGGAGCGGGAGCGGGACCAGGAGCGGGAGCGGGAGCGCCCGTGGTGGCCCGAGCGGTAGTAGCCCCCGCCACGGCGGGAGCGGGAACTGGAGCGGGAGCTGGAGTGGGAGCTGGAGGTCCTCGAggccgaggaggaggaggaggaggaggagcggcGGCTGCAGGCGGGGCACAGGGGGCCGGTCAGCGCAGCCCGGGGCCGCAGCCCCCCACTGCCCCGGGTCCCCCCCGCGGCGGCCGGGGCGTAGGGCGGGCAGCGTGAGCGTTACCGACCGGGCGCCCGCATTACGTCCCGGAGCGGGGCCGCCGGGCTGGGGGGGTGCGGGGGGGCTTCCCTGCGGCGGCCCCTGAGGCGGCTGCTGCCGCGGCTGCTGCAGCAGCCTCCTCGTCGCTGCCCCCAAAGCTGGTGATGAAGGTGATCTTCTCCTCCCGGCCCGGGGTCGGGGAGCGGGAGCGGGAGCGGGACTCGGAGCTGGATTCCGAGGGCGACCTATAAGTGAGAAAGAAGGAGGCGGCTCAACCACCCGGGCCCCAAGTCTGCCCTCCCAGAGGGCCCAAAGCACAGGGCTGCGCCAGGGCCCGGAGAACCAGCACCCACGGACAAAAGCTAGAGAGCAGAGATCCAGCTTTGCAGAAGGACTTGATTCAGGACAACCAAGCCATCTCACAATAACCGGGGAAGGAAATGCCAGAAAATTGTGTGGATTTGATGTGTCTATTAAAAATGGATGAGCAAAGGTATGTGGATTATATTTCAGTAATTTATTAAGCATCAAAAGAGAGATGAGTAAATCTATTGATttaacatggaacattttcctcACTATATCAAGtgggagaaaaagcaaattatatattAAACGTGGTACGATTCCATCTTTGTAAAAGACAAAGGAATCACCTGATATTACTAGCAGCTCCCATGCACTGAGCTCTCATCTGTGCCAGACATTTTATCTCGAGTCCCGTGTGCTGTCCCCTAAGCTCACAACAGCCCCCCCCCGACAGGCAGTATCTTCACCCCCATTCTGAAGAGGGAGCTGGGGTTCAGAGAGGCCCAGCCCCCTTCCCAAGGTCTCAGGGCTCGGAGGAGGGGAACTGGGGTGAGACTGGGGTATGGACACCCTCAGCCTGCCCCTCGGCCCTGGCGGCCGCCCACCTTGGCACCCAGGACATATGCACAGGCGGGTTCCTCCTGCTTTCTCTGGGAGTTGAGATTACGGGggacttttgatttctgccatgtttgatcatgtattacatttaaaatcagaaaaataagaaaaaaaaagaggctcaaattgagagaaaagaaacagaaatgggaaaataGGCGAACaatctggaaaacagaaaatgattcaGACCCACAGCTGAGACCCGAGTGCTGAGACACCCCAGAATACACCACCCCATCTAATGTCTTGACACGGCCGAGCAGGGAGCCTCCCACCCGCCTCCCCACCTCGGCCCTCCTTCAGGGGGCTCCGGGGACTCACCGCTTATAGGGGTCGTAGGTGGGGCTGTCTCGGCGGGCATAGCTATGGAGAGAACGGGGTGGGGACAGGTGGGGACTTGGGATCTCGGCAGGCATGGAACTGGGTCCAGCCCCCCAACCTGAGGCTCCACGGCTGGACACCAGGCAGTGACAGCACCTGCCCTAATGCCTCAGCCCACTGCACCTCGGATCTGTCCAGAGCCCAAACCTCGGTCCCCTCCCCCAACAACCGCCCAGACCCATCCTGACCCTCAGCTACAAGGCCTCCTTCCACAGCCTCGGTCCTGCTCGGCCTCCTGACCTTAGACCAGCAGCgtccctcctcctgctccttgTCCCCAGTTCTGCCAGGTGTGGTACTGGCTGATAATGACTACGAggataaggaaactaaagcagctAACATCCTAAACTTACCACGTGCCAAGCACTAAGTGCTGAATATAGGTTAACTCAATGACTCTTCACAATGAGCCTCTAATATGGGGGCCAGAGTATCTGCACACAAGgctgaggaaatggaggcccagaaaGGTAAAGCCCCGCACGGTCACACAGCTCATCAGGGAAGGAGCCGCGACTCAGAGCGgacagcctggctccagagtctgtgcctCCACGCTCTACACCCCGTGCCCGGTGTGCTGGTGAGAAGCACGGTGCCCTTGAATAAGCGCTCTCCAAACCCTGCACCTGCACCACATCCCCCCAGCCCCCCGGCAGCCCCTCACTCTTCCTGCTCTCCTTTGACAGAATGCTTGAGGCAGGAGGAGGCTCTCCTGGTGGCCTCCCAACCCAGGCTGGGCTCTCCCCACCACCCTCTCGGGCAGGACACCCACTTCTGGCATGTGGCAGTGCCCCATTTTCCAAAggaggaaactgatgctcagagctGGGCAGTCATTTGCCAAAACTGACAGAAGGAAGCAGCGGAGCTGCAGAGCCGGGGTGGGGTCCTGGGCCGGGGCCAGGTCCCTCAACTCTACTCTCGACGCCTCCTGGTAACAGCCCACCCAGCCTCCCCACTGGCTCCAGGGGAGTGTGAGGAGGGTGAGGCGAGTGGCCCGCAAGGACAGGGGTCCACATGCCCTGCAAGGCCACTCCTCCCTCCAACCTTTACTCGGGCCATCCATGGCCTCACCAGGGTGACTCTCCTCGAGCAGCAAGCCTGCCTCCAAGGAGTCTGACCGGGCCCTGGggccctgccccccactcccagcctCCTCAGAGCCCTCGAGCCTGGCACTGGCAGGGCAGGGGCTTGGGGAGCATCCCCACCTGGGCGGGCTGATCTTGCGGCCCCTCAGCCGCTTTTCCCGGAACTCTCTCCGCTGGCGCCGGGAGCGACGGCCCTGGGGGTGAGGGATGCCAGGCTGATGAGGGCTGTGCTCTCCCTGAGGTGTGCCCCTGCCACCATGTCCCCAGCCCTCGGCCCAGCCCGCACCGAGTACATGGCCTTCTCCTCCTCAAGGGCCTTGGCGTGCTTGATGGCTTCTGCCTCCTCCTTGTCTTTCCGGAGCATCCTGGGAGTGGGGTGAAGGTCACAGTGGAGTGTTCACCAGGGAGGAGGAGTGAGCAGGTCACAGGCAGGGTCATCAAAGGAGCTGAGGGTCCCTGCACCATTCCTGGGTCACTTTCGCTCATTTACTAATGACTTAATGAGCAACTACTGTATGTCAGGTGCTATTTTAGGTGTTGGGGATTCAAAAATCCTTGCCCTCATGGGCTAATACTCTAGGAAGACAAGActataaagaaagcaaaaaatgtgCCCAGTATGTTACATGGTGATACTCTATCTAACACAGAAGGGAGGCACAGAAGGGAGAAAGATGTGCTGGGAAACGGGCAGAGGCTGCAGTTTTCAACAGGGTAAGCAAGGAGGCCACACACAGAAAGGGGCAGCTGAAGAGACACTGGGGTGACAGAACCAGTGGGCAGAGAACAGCAGACAGGGCAGCCCTGAGGCAGGAAGCAGCCTCAGGTGCTCTAGGAGCAAGAAGACCCCAGGGCTGGGTGGTCAGAGCAGGGCAGGGGACAGCCCGGGAGACTCAACCTGTGGGCCAAGGAGAGGCCGTGGGTTCCTGAGCGTGGTGGGAGCTGTGGGAGGGTTCTAAGCAGAGGGTGCCACAATCCAAGCGGCTTTCCTCAATTTCTGCCTCACTGCCCTGTTAGCAGGACATGCTCTGTGAGCTTGTGAGTAAAGAGCTCACCCAGGGAGGCACAGGGTAGGCTCAACCAGCAATTACTGAGCGAGCGACGGAGGAACGAAGCCCTCCACTAGGGGTCGCTGTCCACCAGGCCCAGATCTGGAAGCTACTGCCCGAGAGGTGCCACTGCTCACGCTGAGCTGGGTGCAGCCTCGGTTTCTGCACGGGTGAAATGGGGCCACAAGTGCCCACTCCCAGGCTCAAGCCTGCATGTGTGAGAACTTTGGTGTGGGGCCAAGCACCTAGTGCCCAGGAGCAGGGGGGCTGTTAGCAGCAGGAACAATAAAGAGAGGCCAGGGGACCAGGGGGTGAGGAGGGCATCGGCGGGCAGGCCCCCACCTGACAAAGTCGCCGTCGGCCATGCCATAGGTGGTTGCCTGTTTGTTGAGATCTGCCACCTGCTCCTGGTTCAACTCGTCCACATCCACCTCCACGTCTGCACCAAGAGAAAGGCCGTCAGGGTCCGAAGCCCAGATGTGaggtcaggggaggggggtcagtgCCCCAGGAGGTGGGGTGAAGGTAGGGCTTAGGAGGGGGGCAGGCGGTGCCCAGCAGCCTGGAGGGATCTTCAGGGAGGGACTGCATCAAGCCTGGCTCATCTCAATCTCCCCCAGGCTGGCACAGGGCTCGGCCCAGAGGAGAGAGAGGACAACAGCTGGTGGACCAGGAcggggtgaggtgggggggcagggggacAGCGTGGGGCACGGTGCAGGGGTCAAGTGGAAGAGTGAGAGGATGAATGAGGTGCGTGGATGTGGGGAGGAAGGAGCAGGGGCGGTTGGGTGGGGGCCTGAAGATTCTGGTGGGTGAAGGCAGGGGTGTGGCACCCGCGTACTGAGGAGCTGGATACAGGAGGCAGGATGCAGGATGCTGGAGTGGAAGGCGGGCTGGCGGACAAAGCTACGGCTCTGCCTGACGGCGAGTAAGGAGATGATGGCTAAGTGAGAGCCAGGACGGgacaagagacagagagacagacagatggacagccTGGTCAGTGGATGTTTAGGGAGGGGTGAATGGCGGCGTGGGGAGGGAACAGACAACGGCTGTCAGTGAATGGAGGTTTGTTTTCCAGAACAGAGAGAgcaggaaagacagagagaggtcCACCCAAGCAGAAGAGAACAGAGCCAGAACCCTGATGGGGATAATATCACAAAAACCATGtcctaaaaaggagaaaaagagacacAGAGACGGGCTAGAGAcggaggtggggggaggaggccAAGGGGAGGCAGGGCCGGTGCGCCCCAAAGCAGGGGAGGAAGAGAGACCGGGCGCGGAGTCCCGGGGCGCCCCGCAGAGGGTGAGGGACTGTACACAAAAACGATGCCctgggactgggggtggggagggcagagaggggaCCCCACCGATGTCGGGGATGACCTCATCTTCGTCCGAGTTGCTCTCCTCCTCTGCCGGCGACTCCTCCTCCTCCGGCTTCTCCGCCACCTTCTCCACCTCAGCCACCGTGCTGTCCTCGTAGGTATAGCCGATGGAAGCCTTCTTCTCCGCCAGCCTGGGACGGGGGAGCCCATCAGCCCGGGCCGTGCCACGGAGAAGAGGGCTGCGGACAGGTCGCAACCCAGACACCCGCCCCGGAGGCTGCTGCACTGCCCCCCAAGGCCCCACGCACCGAGCTCTCGCCTCTGGGCCAGGCATACACCCCCCTCAGCCTAGAGCCCTCTGCTCCCACCTGCTTGCCAGTGCCTCCCCTTTCCCAGGTCCCACCTCCAATGCCCCTTCTTCCAGAAAGTCCTTCTTGGCACCTCGGGCAGGTCAAGTGCTGCCCTGagctccccagccctgccctctccaGGTCATTACTATCTGGGGATGGGTCTATCTCCCCCACTGGACAAGGAATTCTGTGAGGGCAGGGCCCAGAGTTATCTTGCACAATAATGTGCCGCCAGTTTTCCTCAGAACAGAGTTGGGGTCCAGGGAAGGGCTGAATTAATTTAGTCAACATTCCCTGAGGTCTCCCCAGGGCCAGGCCTTGTAATGGGCAAGGATCAGTGTCTTCAAGAAGCTCCATCAAGTCACACGAAAAATCTTCAGATGGAGATAAGTGTGTGCTTAGAACCACCAAGGAGGAAGCCCCCAGAACCTTTGGGAAGGGTCCCCGAGGAAGGTGCCCAGACCCTGAGTCGGGGTCATTGAAACAGTTTCCTTGGAAGAGGGCAGGTGAACCCTGGCAGAGGGGACAGTGAGCCTAGCCAGACCGGGATGGAGAAGAGAAGCCGCTCTTTGGAGATGGCAAGTTGGGTTGGGGAGGTCCCTGCCCCGGAGACCACTCCAGGGTAAGGCCCCAGGGGTCCCCAGCTAGGCCACAGGGACAGGCTCCACGAAGGCCCTCTCCACAGTGACACGAGCTACTGCTGACTGTGAGCTC
Proteins encoded:
- the LOC119521642 gene encoding LOW QUALITY PROTEIN: CLK4-associating serine/arginine rich protein (The sequence of the model RefSeq protein was modified relative to this genomic sequence to represent the inferred CDS: deleted 1 base in 1 codon), producing MWHEARKHERKLRGMMVDYKKRAERRREYYEKIKKDPAQFLQVHGRACKVHLDSAVALAAESPVNMMPWQGDTNNMIDRFDVRAHLDHIPDYTPPLLTTISPEQESDERKCNYERYRGLVQNDFAGISEEQCLYQIYIDELYGGLQRPSEDEKKKLAEKKASIGYTYEDSTVAEVEKVAEKPEEEESPAEEESNSDEDEVIPDIDVEVDVDELNQEQVADLNKQATTYGMADGDFVRMLRKDKEEAEAIKHAKALEEEKAMYSGRRSRRQRREFREKRLRGRKISPPSYARRDSPTYDPYKRSPSESSSESRSRSRSPTPGREEKITFITSFGGSDEEAAAAAAAAAASGAAAGKPPAPPQPGGPAPGRNAGARRRSSSSSSSSASRTSSSHSSSRSSSRSRRGGGYYRSGHHGRSRSRSWSRSRSRSRRYSRSHSRGRRHSGGGSRDGHRYSRSPTRRGGYGPRRRSRSRSHSGERYRRGGRGPRHHSSSRSRSSWSLSPSRSRSLTRSHSRSHSRSHSHSRSRSQSHSPSPPRERLARPAASPAVGEKLKKTEPAAGKETGAAKPKLTPQEKLKLRMQKALNRQFKADKKAAQEKMIQQEHERQEREDELRAMARKIRMKERERREKEREEWERQYSRQSRSPSPRYSREYSSSRRRSRSRSRSPHYRH